A genomic segment from Salvia splendens isolate huo1 chromosome 13, SspV2, whole genome shotgun sequence encodes:
- the LOC121760406 gene encoding protein ALP1-like produces MFDEYLHVGDTTGRECLAKFCEGEVDAFGATYLCKPNTEDCQFLMGMHDRVHDFPGMLGSIDCMDREWKNCPAAWRGLTSGYKGTHPTMILEAIVDHRLWIWHDHFGVAGSNNDINVLNTSSLFTEQCNGNSPVIEFTTNGRQHHMGYYLADGIYPRWLVFLKTISCPTDPKRAFFAQRQESARKDVERGFGVLLARWAIVKGPTRSSYRYHIANVMYACIILHNMIIHDEGTRAGDWSDDEADRAQVMQPHRPFEVYPMESVKD; encoded by the coding sequence atgttcgacgagtatctTCACGTCGGGGATACAACTGGCAGGGAGTGTCTAGCAAAATTTTGTGAGGGCGAGGTTGACGCCTTCGGCGCCACATATTTGTGCAAGCCGAATACCGAAGATTGCCAGTTCTTGATGGGGATGCACGATAGGGTGCACGACTTTCCTGGAATGTTAGGGAGCATTGATTGTATGGACCGGGAGTGGAAAAATTGTCCGGCAGCGTGGAGAGGCCTCACCAGTGGGTATAAGGGTacccacccgacgatgatccttgaagccaTCGTTGACCACCGTCTTTGGATCTGGCATGATCACTTTGGCGTGGCGGGGTCAAACAACGATATCAACGTGCTGAACACGTCGAgtctcttcaccgagcaatgcaatggcaacagTCCGGTTATCGAGTTCACTACCAACGGACGACAAcatcatatggggtactacttagccgatggcatatacccgcGATGGCTAGTCTTCTTGAAGACGATCTCCTGCCCAACGGATCCGAAGAGAGCATTTTTTGCACAGCGGCAAGAGTCTGCACGGAAGGACGTGGAGCGAGGATTTGGTGTGCTTCTAGCGCgttgggcaatagtgaaaggccCAACTCGTTCCTCGTACAGGTATCATATCGCCAATGTCATGTACGCGTGCATCATTTTGCATAACATGATTATTCACGATGAAGGTACAAGAGCTGGCGATTGGTCCGACGATGAAGCTGATCGAGCGCAGGTCATGCAACCCCACCGGCCATTTGAGGTTTATCCTATGGAGTCAGTGAAAGATTAA
- the LOC121761210 gene encoding uncharacterized protein LOC121761210 — MYQPPPRDRSLGHRTTTLPVVAPSLKVRSPCPAQLVAVSNFNEKLRSCRLEQAALLACVNALFEENIDDDNLAEDVPDNVAHNGSANLVVPNDESLEEIIKTNNTPLQVLVGAYDEKIDDISVPTHKELEMKDDVATLLEKGNKTEALRSSLEQKEKDFSVLSEKPNKRESMENQSLVDGIEAGLDMKKQDSQEEMEDKRRLFEDELKLKADELGKTGDAHSGSQALVCVYVDLNVSNVTSMNPRLPSLAADARLIPPGNDTLCLSIHGGVAKLFIFALNCHDNNMAGVSTISYTQHGSLLVILGGNDEGRRTTILWAFDPGGDTSPELLLSTLFVVLWFLP; from the coding sequence ATGTACCAGCCACCACCGCGCGACCGATCGTTGGGTCACCGCACAACGACGTTGCCTGTTGTTGCCCCCAGTCTCAAGgttcgttcgccttgcccggccCAACTAGTTGCCGTAAGTAATTTCAACGAGAAGTTACGTAGTTGTAGATTGGAGCAAGCCGCCCTTCTCGCCTGCGTGAATGCATTGTTTGAGGAGAATATTGATGACGACAATCTAGCTGAGGATGTTCCCGACAACGTTGCTCACAATGGGAGTGCTAATCTTGTTGTACCAAATGACGAGTCCCTGGAAGAGATCATCAAGACCAACAATACGCCGCTGCAAGTGCTTGTCGGggcatatgatgagaagattgatgATATTAGTGTTCCAACACATAAGGAATTGGAGATGAAAGATGATGTAGCGACTTTGCTggagaaaggaaataaaaccGAAGCCCTTCGATCTAGTTtagagcagaaagaaaaagatttcagtgtgttgAGTGAGAAGCCGAACAAGAGAGAGAGCATGGAGAATCAGAGCCTTGTTGATGGCATCGAGGCTGGATTGGATATGAAAAAACAGGACAGTCAAGAGGAAATGGAAGACAAGCGAAGGTTGTTTGAGGATGAGCTTAAATTAAAAGCAGATGAATTGGGTAAGACAGGTGATGCTCACTCCGGTTCGCAAGCACTTgtttgtgtctatgtggatttgaatgtcagtAATGTTACAAGTATGAATCCTCGATTACCGTCGCTCGCcgccgatgcaaggttgattcctCCGGGAAATGACACGCTgtgtttgagcattcatggaGGTGTggcaaaacttttcatttttgcgTTGAATTGTCACGACAACAATATGGCGGGGGTGTCCACCATATCTTATACCCAACACGGTTCTCTATTGGTGATTTTGGGTGGAAATGATGAAGGGAGACGCACAACTATTCTGTgggcgtttgatccaggaggagataccTCGCCAGAGCTTCTACTTTCAACTCTCTTCGTGGTTTTATGGTTCctaccttga